The Oryza glaberrima chromosome 5, OglaRS2, whole genome shotgun sequence DNA segment taatatgtgtaagTTTTgtcgatggagggagtagtacggaatagatagagttttttttttatatttctcctactccctccatctcaaaaaaaaaacctgggtttccgtgtccaacgtttaactgtccgtcttgtatgaatttttttataattagtattttcatagttgttagatgataaaacatgattaatactttatacgtgacttgtctttttaatttttttcataaatttttcaaataaaacgaacggtcaaacgttggacacggaaatccagggtttgtctttttttttacggatggaGTACAAAATATGAATAGTGCAGTAATTTACATGTTCACCGTGCCTGCAACGGCACGTAAAACGGGACCACACAGATTACCccttttaggctgtgtttatttcagcgcaaagtttggattttggttgaaattggagatgatgtgactgaaaagttgtgtgtgcatgacatgttgatgtgatgtaaaaggactgaagtttggatctttggatctaaacacagccttaacagTTTTACACCAACAACTTTAGGCACAAAGCAACACATGTTAACTTTCTCTCACATCTGTCCTTTTCCGTGCAGTGCAGCCTGTGCCTGTGCAGGCATGCTCTCCGTTATCCGAGAAGGGGAAAAaggtgttggaattaatagatgggctaaggcccattcgaagattaattctttggaaaatcacaaaagcccacctcatgggatggcatgcatgtggagtttagtaccaccttgcttattctaggagagggggacctccttaaaagggaggatgcccttctagccacttgaagcatgtgtggtggagagaagggggaacacgcgcgcgcttgcctcgcctggcagggcagggcaggcggcgcgcgtgcacgacgtacgcgtcgaatggtccgaaaaattggttcctcacccttgcgcaaatgcaacctccttttgcagttttgttttgctgcaggaaaattaggatttgttttgttgttggaaacattccgaaaaatccggtgcgtgaaaacggcgtggagtccggataagttacacgGATAAgttcctgcaccgggagaaggcggcaataaggtttttgggaagcgcttcgtgcgactgctccctgttcgtccgcgacggcttgccttcctctccgctcgcgtgctgcgcacattcgtcgacgctcgcaaccgcgagtagttcctgccgagcaaccggtctttccgccacctcggtacatgttcgacatgttgcgcatatttgatctgttcatgttttactgcttagtttatatgtgtagatctaatgatgcgttaatgctattatacatctgtaatgtcatgatttaattatggaatatattaaatcattatatgcctatattctcaacaatccaaaaaccttattataagcgctgtgattttactatggctggttttgccgatgcactgaggccggataaatttaccggtgtgcactttaagagatggcagatcagggccACTCTGTGGTTGACatctatgaaatgcttctgggtgagtactggcaagcctatgggcgttcttaatgctgatcagcagaaagaattcgatgaggccactactctctttgtgggatgcattcttagcgtgcttggcgatcgtctggtcgaggtgtatatgcatatgactgACGCTAaagagttgtgggatgcactgaatactaaattcgatactactgatgctagcaatgatctgtatatcatggagcagtttcatgactacaagatggctggcaaccgttctgtagtcgaacaggctcatgagatacaaaccatggctgaggaactcgaactccttaagtgtgtcttacccgacaaatttgtggctgGGTGCATTATTgtgaaactacctccatcttggagaggtttcggtactgcactcaaacacaagagacaggaatactccgttgaggggttgatagcgtctcttgatgttgaggagaaagcttgGGAAAAAGATGTCGCGTCTAAgagcgatggtgggcagtccactgccaatgttgtgcacaaggcccagaataagagcaaggggaaatacaaagctcagcagaccaccaacttcaagaagaagaagaacaacaacaatcctaatcaggatgagatgACTTGCTTTATGTGTGATCAACCTAGCCATCTGgccaggaagtgtccacaacgcaaggggatgaaggcacctgcagggcaggcCTCTAAGTCTGCTAAcgtgaccattggcaacactagagatggaagcgggtatggtaattgacctactgttttttcagttaatcagtctactaattggtgggttgatacaggggccaatgtacatgtttgtgctgacatctcattgttttcttcttatcaggttgCACGGGGTTCCActgtcctaatggggaatgggtcacatgcttctgttcatggtgttggcacagTAGAtttgaagtttacttcgggaaagatcgtgcagctgaagaacatacaacatgtcccttctatcgacaggaatcttgttagtggctcccgtctgactagagacggatttaagttggtttttgagtctaataaagtagttgtgtctaaacatggatattttattggtaaaggttatgagtgcggaggcctgttccgcttttccctttctaatttctgcaataagtctgtgaaccatatttgtggcagtgtggatgatgaggctaatgtatggcactcacgtttatgtcatattaattttggcttgatgtctcggctttccagcatgtgcttaattcctaagttttccattgtcaaaggttctaagtgccatagttgtgtgcaatcaaagcaacctcgcaagcctcacaaggctgccgaggagagaaacttggcagcTCTAGAACTCCTACACTCATATctctgtgaaatgaatggggtgttgacgaagggtggaaaacgatatttcataacgttgattgatgatgctactagattttgctatgtgtacttgttgaaaacgaaagacgaggctctagactattttaaaatttataaggcagaagttgaaaatcaacttgacagaaagataaaaagacttaggtctgatcgtggtggagagtttttctcaaacgagtttgacttattctgtgaggaacatggcattatacatgagaggacgcctccctattctcccgagtctaatgggattgctgaaaggaagaaccgcacactgaccgacttggtgaatgccatgttggacaccgcgggactacctaaggcatggtgggggcaggcattgttgacctcgaattatgtgttaaacagagttcctaacagaaataaggacaaaacaccatatgagatatagATTGGGAGAAAATCATCACTTTCTTACTTgtgcacatgggggtgcttggtgAAAGTCAacgtaccaataacgaagaagcgcaaacttggacctaagactatggactgtgtctttctgggatatgctcaccacagcattgcctatagatttttaatagttaaatctgaggcacttgacatgcatgttggtacaattatggagcctcgtgatgctaccttctttgagagctttttcccaatgaaggatacacatagtagttctagccaaccctctaaaataattcccagttcaatcacaccaccagaacaaactgaacatacacatgaacatgtcactgaggaggatgacagtgaagctcctcgaaggagcaaaagacaaaggacgactaagtcttttggtgatgatttcactgtgtacctcgtggatgacactcctaagtcaatttcataAGCATacgcatctcctgatgcagactactggaaggaggctgtccgtagtgaaatggattccattatcgctaacgggacttgggaggtgacagagcgaccctatgggtgtaaacctgtggggtgcaagtgggtgttcaagaagaagctcaggcctgacggtactattgaaaagtacaaggctcggcttgttgctaagggctatacttagaaagaaggcgaagatttctgacacttactcacctgtttctagattgaccacaattcgtgtgctactttccctagcagcctcacatggtcttctcgttcatcaaatggacgttaagacagcttttcttaatggagagctggatgatgagatctatatggatcaacctgatgggtttgtagttgaaggttaagaaggcaaagtgtgcaaattgttgaagtctttgtatggtctgaaacaagctcctaagcaatggtatgagaaatttgacaaaacattgacatctacaggctttgcagtcaatgaggcagataaatgtgtgtactatcgctatggtgggggtgaggaagttattctgtgcttgtatgttgatgacatactgatatttgggacaaaccttgaggtgataaatgaggttaaatcattcttgtctcaaaattttgatatgaaggattttgGAGTAGCtaatgttatcttaaacattaagttaattagaagtgagaatgggattacactcttgcagtcccattatgtggagaagatcatgaatcgctttggctacattgatagtaagccttctccaacaccttatgatgttagcttgttgcttcgcaagaacaagagaattgctaggaatcaactagaatactcccaaatcattggctcgctgatgtacctggctagtgcaactagggctgatatctcctttgctgtgagtaagttgagccggtttacctctaatccgggagatgatcactggcgtgcgcttgagcgagtaatgtgctatctgaaaggtactatggaattggggcttcactattctgggtatcctgcggtactggagggatatagtgattctaactggatctctgatgtggatgagatcaaagccactagtggatatgtcttcacactgggtggtggtgctgtttcgtggaggtcttgcaaacagactattttgacgaggtcaccatggaagcagaactgacggcactggatactgctactgttgaggcagaatggctgcgtgatctattaatgtaTCTggctattgttgaaaaaccggtgccggctatccttatgaaccgTGACAATCAAATGGtgattgtcaaagtgaatagttctaaggataatatgaaatcgtctagacatgtgaaaagacgattgaagtttgtcaggaaattgagaaactccagagttataacgttggattacatccaaacagctagaaacctggcagatcccttcacgaagggactatcacgaaatgtgatagataatgcatcgtaggagatgggtttgagacccatgtgagttatactatggtggtaacccagtctatgtgatcggagatctcgtgaattagaacctgggaagaacaaaccattagtaaactagaggagagtaccaatctataccctttctaagtgaagatgcatgtactctcgtgagctgcaaggcagattggctatgccttaatgagttctgttggctttaattagcgaagatgctgtcctgcagagcattcttgaaagaactcacctttgtaagcttgaTTGTTGGTTgtagtctatgaagattttgggtgaatcttctaggaagcttactaaagacctaggagtatgacttatacgctccacccgaggggtagtctacaaaCGGTCTAttaccagataagactttgagtgaaacttgcttgcacaagacttgcaattcaaggcgtagtccattgttcaagttgtgagtaagtgtagcttggagttctaggtggatgttcaaccttaatcggtctccatcgaaccgctggtatataaacagtacattggaaaaggcaaatctcagtgggattttgagatttggtgggggattgttggaattaatagatgggctaaggcccattcgaagattaattctttggaaaatcacgaaagcccacctcatgggatggcatgcatgtggagtttagtaccaccttgcttattctatgagagggggacctccttaaaagggagggtgccctcctagccacttgaagcatgtgtggtggagagaagagggggaacacacgcgcgcgctcgcctggcctggcagggcaggcggcgcgcgtgtacaacgtacgcgtcgaatggtccgaaaaattggctcctcacccttgcgcagatacagcctccttttgcagttttgttttgctgcaggaaaattcggatttgttttgttgttggaaacattccgaaaaatccggtgcgtgaaatcggcgtggagtccggataagttacacgGATAAgttcctgcaccgggagaaggcggcaataaagtttttgggaagcgcttcgcgcgactgctccctgttcgtccacgacggctcgccttcctctccgctcgcgtgctgcgcgccttcgtcgacgctcgcaaccgcgagtagttcctgccgagcaaccggtctttccgctaCCTCGGTACGTATTCGACATGTTACGTATATTTGATCAGTTCATATTTTACTGTTTAGTTTacatgtatagatctaataatACGTTAATGCTATTATATAACTATAacgtcatgatttatttatgaaatatattaaatcattttATGCCTATATTCTCGACAAAAAGTTCACTGCTGCTTTTGAGTCATCATCGATCGATGCCCGTTTTGCCGCCAGTAAAATAAAGCGCGCGGCGCAGAATTTGTGCAGCCGAGGTCGGCGTGGACTTGTGATGAGGGGCGGTGgaaaggcgcgcgcgcgcgtcgccggcgccgtgtcCACGCCGTGTGCGTTGTGTCCAAAAGCTTCTTATCCTTAATTAAGAGCCGCCATTAACGGATGGTTACAGAGACAGTGACCACAAACCGTTCACACTtccttttaattaattaacctggCACTGTCAGTGTTCGGTTTTCAAGCGCTAGTAGCAGTAGCACTGTAGCAGTAACACGTGCGTTTCTGATGAATGGCCCGTGGCCGTTTTCGTTTTCTTCGAGGCCCTGAATACTCGCGCCGGAGTACCGGACTGACTACCGATGAGGTCTTCGCCGGAAAGCACCAAACCAGCGAGTTCTTGGTGGTCACGGGGTCGGAGCTAGCCGCTACCCAAGCCGGTGACTACGGAGTTTGTCAATTCGTTTGCGATGTCCTActacgggtgtgtttagttttaaagttttttttctaaacttttaaattttcatcatatcaaaccttttatacacacaacttttcagtcttTTGAActaatctaaacacagcctacgtCCACCTACCGAAGCCGGCCTGAGGCGACGGTGCACCGAGCGAACGCGCCGCGTGTGAGAAGTGAGAACACGTGAGTTCGTCCGTGGCCAGCCACGGTTGGAGTAGCTTCGGCTCGAGTCCGATGTGGCgagtataaataaaaaaaacgaaagCTTGTCGCCCTCGCGCCCAGGCCGGGGTCCGGTCGGCAGagcccgcgacgccgccgcgtgTGTTGCGTGCGCGGCCAGGGACGCGACGCGGGCTAAAGGCGTGGCTCCCGTTTATTTTTCTCGGGCGTACGTGTCGCGAGGCCGGCAAAACAGACGGGAAAACGGGGGAATTTTCTCTGGGGCGTGGCGTCGTCTTGCCCTCTCCGGAGTCCGGGACTCTTCTGAACCGGTGTGACGTATCCATGATTAGGGCGTGTTTCATGTCGCGTGAGTCTGTTCtacttttgtatttttgttttgggTGGAATGTGGCGTACGATTGTGCAATCAGAAGATTGCAAATCACCGGGAGCGTGCAGGTCAAATTGGGTCcccgtataaaatattaaaatgggTCTTAGTAGCCTAGTAAActtttttatagtaaaattaaaatGGACGTGGCGATTATCCGATCATCAGCGATGAAGCAGAAGTGGAGGCCGGAGGGAACTGGGGAGAGGAGACGAAGCGGCTGCGACATCGGGACTTCGGCGATACGCGACGACGCGGACGCCTGGACAGGAGTACGATGGAAGATGGATCGAGGAAGAACATTAAGCCCCTTCCTAAATGTATTGCCTTTTGAGCTTTGGCACAAAAGTTAAAAAGGTAGACCAATAATAAGTATGCTATTCTTTATTCAGTACTACATTAGAAAAGATGTATCGTTTTTTTTGGTAGagacatttatttatttaccaaTAACAAATGAGAGAGTGAAAAGAGGGATGGATGCTAAATTAGTAAATTTCAAACCAAATTCAAGCCCGCCATGACAGATACTGGCCCAGAAGGAAGCATTGTCATTTGGGCCAAATACAGGCCCGTACACATGATTGGGTCCATTGCTCTTTGCTCAAgatcttttttcatttttaaatttatattttaaatatttacaaaaatattatatcggcgaaaagatttacaaaaatagaccctgctgCCCTCTAtttgggcggcaagctgacgtggcacacGGGCGTATGACGGTCTTTTTAGGGGCACTACCAAAAACCGGACTAGGCCTGACGGCCAATTATTTTACTGACGTTTACAATGGCTCCTATCGCGAAAAATCTAATTTTCCTGACGAGCTTGTACTAACGTCAGAAAAATAGAATTTTCTTGACGAGGATTCACAACCTGTCACAATAATGCGATTTTTCTGACGTGAATGGGGCAGTCAGTGAAAATAATAGGTTTTGGTGGGAGTTAGGTGGGCAGCTATTTTCGCTTTGGCGCCAGATGGATGGACAGAGtgccaaaaaaaattggtgtTTCGCGGgcacacataaaaaaaagagagagagaaaaaaccgCTTCATTCACCACCCTGTCTAGAAGCCTCTTTACTTCCATCTAAtccttctcctcttctcatCCCCTccagcctcctcttcctcttacTCCAAATCCTTCAAATCCATCCagcctcttcctcttccccactCCAAATCCTTCAAATCCACCCATGTAGGTTTCTCCCCTCGAATCCCCTTCATATTGTAGCTCTCCTGTGGCTAGGATTTGCTCCAATGGTGGACTAGAAGATGTTGCCGCGTCGATCTGTGGCTGCAGCGCTTGTGGATTTGCTCCAAGTCCAGAGCTGAAGCTGTACTCAATCCTTGCCTCAACTCCATCCAGATCAGGACCTAATCCCGGGACTCCATCGACTCCTCTTGCTGCACTTGTTAAGCTGTAGGGAAGCAGGtacttttttgtttatttttaacgAACTCTGATAAAGCTTGCAGTTCTTAGGGATTTTCATATGATTTGAGGCAATACTCCCATGGATCTGctggttttttttctctagaattTCATTACAAGCTTTATACTGGTAGCATGGAATTTATCCCAAAGATCTTTAAATTTTGACTGCTAGTTTGAATAAATCCCTCACTATTCGTAAGTATTAATTTCTTCAGCACTCTAAGCATGTCACTATCCTCCTGTCAATGAATGCTTTATACTGAGACTATAgtaattttgttgttgtttggaCTGTACAACATTTATGTTCCTATGAGAGAATAGTAATTTTAGCACAATTGAGCTTGTAGGCAGTGAATAAACTTTGAGCTTCATAAAAAGAGTGATTTTCTCTTAAAGGATGATACACCATCATCCTGGTGCATCTTAGTAAAAGCATGACATACATATTTTTCTTGAAAGTTTCACCTTTACTATGCAAAATGGAACTGTAATGTTGGCTAATATTTACAGATTGCGGCGAACTCATCTGAAGTGCTGACAAGTTATTGCTTACCATCGTCTCATTGTCAATACCAAATCCGAGGTAACCAGGATTTTCAACTTACTTCACtgtaatatattttgtgcaGTAAGTGATAGAAcaataacaaccttcacatgaACCTTTTCATTCTAAATGTTGATTATATTGTGCATAATTTCTTTTTGTGCTATGTAGATGATGTTATTTATGGTGTGATAAATAAGAGTGACATATATGCacgttaaaattatttattaagaATTGAATCTGTTTTTAACCACAGAATGACAAGTCGTGAATGGATGTATAGTGGTTGGACACGTGGCAAAGCTCCCACTAATGAATGGATTGATAATACAACACAGTTCTTAAACCGTGCATTTTCTATGCAAGAAGTTGTTAAAGATGGTACTATTAAGTGTCCATGCGCCCAATGTCGGAATTATTTTAGGCACAAAAGGGATACAATAGAGTTGCACTTGTGCAAATACGGATATAAAGAGAACTATGGAATATGGACATCACATGGTGAGAGACCAGTGATAAATGACAATGATCCTGGGCCTTCATTAATAGATCATGAGGGATTTGGTGAATCTGATAGGATGGATAATATGTTGGTTGACTTAGCCAGTGCACAGCCACCAGAAAGTAGTGAAGAACCTGCACATTATGCTAAAGCATTCTATAGGATGGTTGCTAATGCTGATGAATTGATCTATGAGAATACAACACACTCATGTCTCTCAGTTGTAGCTCGTTTGCTAGCTATGAAGTCACAGTATAACATGTCAGTTGCACATTATGATGATGTTTTAGGGATAATCCATGAATTCTTACCTCCTAAGTCTAAGTTGGCTAAGGACTTTTACCGTTCAAAAAAATTGCTAGAAGGTCTTGGTATGCCATATGTTAAAATTGATGTTTGTTACAACAACTGCATGCTTTACTACAAGGAAGATGAGCATAAAGAGAAGTGTGATTTCTGTGGTACTTCTCGTTATGAGAATGGCCAAAACAAAACCCCACGTAAAGTTTTGCGCTACCTGCCTATTAAGGATAGATTACAAAGGTTATATGCACATGAGGAGATAGCAAGATTACTGCAGTCCCATAGTCGCTCACGATCTGGTAACATGGTTCACCCATGTGATGGCGAGGCATGGCAACAATTTGATGAGGACTTTCAAGATTTTGCACAAGATCCAAGAAATGTTCGTCTTGCTTTAGCAACTGATGGGTTTACTCCATATAGTTTAGGTGCTGCTCCATACTCTTGCTGGCCAGTATTTATAACTCCCTTAAATTTCCCTCCCAGTGTGTGTATGAGGCCCGAGTACACATTCCTTACTCTTGTCATCCCTGGACCAGAGCATCCAGGGAAAAAATTAAGTGTTCTAATGCAACCTTTAGTTGATGAACTTCTGAAGTTATGGGAGGGGGTAGAAACCTGGGATGCTTCACGCAAGCAAAACTTTACAATGAGGGGAATATTTCTATGGTCAATCCATGATTTTCCTGCATATGGGATATTTGCTGGGTGGAGCACCCATTGTCGTTTGGCATGTCCAATTTGTATGGGTAATTCTCAATCTTTTCAGCTCCGTAATGGTAGAAAGCCTTGTTGATTTGATTGTCATAGACGCTTTCTACCCAACGAACATGAATTCAGAACTCAACTAAATGCATTTAGAAAGAACACATTTATGCTTGATGAGCCACCAAGGATTCTGACAGGAGAAGAAATTAAAGAAGAAATGTACGTGTGTGTGGATGATACAGAAAACTTTGGTAAAACACACCATTGGACTCATATAAGCTGTTTTTGGCAACTTCTGTACTTTGATAAGCTGAAGCTGCAGCACAATATTGATTTGATGCACAATGAGAAAAATGTAGCTGAATCTATATGGAACACATGCTTTGACATACAAGATAAAACAAAGGATAATGTGAAGGCAAGGAAAGATTTGGCTGAAATTTGTAGTCGTCCATTACTGCAATTAGTGTCGAAGGGTAATGGAAAATGGCATAAACCAAGGGCATCATTTTGTATTGATAGGAATGACAAGACAACAATTCTCAAATGGTTTCAAGAACTAAAGTTTCCTGATGGATATGCTGCCAATATTAGGCGTGGGGTTAACCTACTACAAAGAAAAATTTTTGGCCTAAAAAGTCATGACTACCATGTTTTCATGGAACGTTTGCTACCTGTTGCATTCCGTGGATTTATTCCAGAGAGTGTTTGGAAGTGTTTGGCAAAGTTCAGTTTCTTTTATAGGCAGTTATGTTCAAAAGAACTAAACAATGATACCATCCGCTCTTTAGAAGAGTATGTAGCTGTTCTTATTTACAAATTGGAAAAAATATTCCCACCTGGTTTCTATAATCCAATGCAACATCTCATCATACATCTTCCCTATGAagcttgtcacgcccggaaatatACACCATTTCCAAACGCTCAGTGCATTAATCCTCGTCCCAGGAGGCGAGGTACACATAGACATTGTTGATTATTACAAGCCACACTTGCGGAAGCGTAAAGGAAGTACTTTATTACATGGATGACTCAAGCCCTCGCACTCaaagataaacaaataaaacagcggaagactacgGAACAACAGCAACCACAGGCACTCGACGACGGAGCGAACTAGAGATCcaagccttcatcttcctcaGGTCCATCCTCTGGATTATTTTTGTGAACAAGAGTGAGTAccaccaccgtactcagcaagtcacaccggaaATGCAACAATAATGCATAGGGGGAAACAAGGAAATGGCCTAATAGGGTTTATTTTGCATAAAGCCATAGTTTAAACATTTTAATCAGGTTAAAGCACattttaaaacacgatcctattCTAAGCCAATATTATAATATCACCAAGGTCGCATGAGCCtgcgaacctgccttaacccaggCTAATCTCCACATGACTACACCATCATGATTTCACCCTCCCAAGGTTTTGTAAAACAAAACTAACTTTGGGTACACTGCTcagcttgcccataaccgagggcgcggctattcgaatagtttttaactctgatcagaggtgtacaactttacccacaagacacaacctcaacacgCGTTGCCACGCGCCGGGTACCACCACGGTACTCGGATAGAGGTCGTGACAAGACTATCCATCTAGGTCTACCCAAAACAGGAGAACCCGTTGAGGTTTCGCCACCCGCCGGTCCCCGACAAGGTAAAGGTTGTCGGATCCCCCGGGACGAGACAGGCCCCCCCTTGCGCCGGGTGAAAAAACGGCCTTAATCCTGACCCCACACCCTTCCAACCAATGGTCTCTGTTTTGAGAAGATCTAAACTTCCAGTCaggccttacccactagacttGTGGTTGCACGAAGATGccttgcaacagaggcccgaagaccagTCCTTATATTAGCCGGGATACGACTACCAAAGTAACCAGCTTGCACCCCGAGCCCAacccaaaaatatattttagttgcACAAAGCATTTTATCACCCACCTATTGACAAACCCGTCAATAGTCCATAACTAATCCAGTTTTAGTTGTTAACCACCATAGTCTAGTTTAACCAAAAGTTCTAG contains these protein-coding regions:
- the LOC127774613 gene encoding uncharacterized protein LOC127774613 isoform X2, whose product is MTSREWMYSGWTRGKAPTNEWIDNTTQFLNRAFSMQEVVKDGTIKCPCAQCRNYFRHKRDTIELHLCKYGYKENYGIWTSHGERPVINDNDPGPSLIDHEGFGESDRMDNMLVDLASAQPPESSEEPAHYAKAFYRMVANADELIYENTTHSCLSVVARLLAMKSQYNMSVAHYDDVLGIIHEFLPPKSKLAKDFYRSKKLLEGLGMPYVKIDVCYNNCMLYYKEDEHKEKCDFCGTSRYENGQNKTPRKVLRYLPIKDRLQRLYAHEEIARLLQSHSRSRSGNMVHPCDGEAWQQFDEDFQDFAQDPRNVRLALATDGFTPYSLGAAPYSCWPVFITPLNFPPSVCMRPEYTFLTLVIPGPEHPGKKLSVLMQPLVDELLKLWEGVETWDASRKQNFTMRGIFLWSIHDFPAYGIFAGWSTHCRLACPICMGNSQSFQLRNGRKPC